The Setaria viridis chromosome 9, Setaria_viridis_v4.0, whole genome shotgun sequence sequence GAAAGCTACATGTGCTAATTAAGATTGTGGATTAATTTGGACTGAGCACCATCCTTGCATGTTGCTGCTGAGGTCCTCTGTTGTTGCTTCTCTTACACGCACTGCCGTACATGATCAAATTGATTTAAGTGGCACAAGTATCACCCAACTTAACTTCCAATCCAGCCTGATGTTTCATTTCCCCAACTTAAAAATTGCATCACAACTTGGCTAATCCTCACAACTTTAACACCGATAAGCATCAGCTGTGGATTGGCCATaccagaaaaaaataattataactgCGCTGCTGAAACAGCTCAGCATATACAAGTGTAAAACAAGATGCCGTTCCTCCTTTCAGAAACACCACCTGTACACAGCAAAAGACTTTCTTCTGTACAAACTAGTACTATGTTAGCTATCACTGCCGAGCCGAGCTACCAAAAGGCTAATCAAGTACACTAAAGCTATGCTCCCTGACATGCTAACTAATTTTGAAGACCTCCAACTTTTCCTCGCTTAAGCATCCAAGGTACCTCCCTCCACCTGAGCTTTCCGCATACCTTAAATCAAGGATTGGCTGCCGGTGGGCGCAAAGATCGGCATGAATCGCAAACGAAGGTAGTTGCCACGTCCGGACCCCATGCAGCGACTCATCCCCGTAGGCGAAGAGATGTTGATTGTCTCCATAAGGTATGATTGCTGATTTTGACATGCGTACTTCACTTACGTTGGCATAGCATGTTGGGCCTTCGGTGAAGGATGCATTACCTGTCCTCCTGACAAGGGCATGATGCCCCAATTTTCCTGAACCAACGGGGCGTGTTGGCGTCTGTGATAGATACACCTGAGATGCAGTAGCATCTTCTGATGCCTCAACTTTGGGCCGGAAGGAAGCCACCAAAACATCGCTTGATGGAGGGGCACATGCAAGGGAAATGCATATACGCTGACTGTCCATCTCAGTGAGCAAATGCGGCCTGAAAGATAACCAACAGAACAAAGATGAGAACCCACAATTCATGGACCTGAAAACATAAATGCACTTCCTAGATAAAAATTAATTGCCATCAGTACAAACTACACGATTCTATGCTGTCGAACAGTGTCAGATACCTGCTTTGATTGCCGTCAGCATCCCACATGCAGGGACCTACAGCGGAAGCTGAAAGAATCTTCCTGCAACCATTATTATCAATGACAGAGTGGAGCGTATGAATCGGATTCGTAGAAAGCCCCACTATAGAATGCAAGGGTCTTGTAGTTTGACGGACATCAAAGACCATAAGCATGCCGTTCTGCAGTATGTAAACAAATCGATTCAATTAAAACATTGCAAATCATAAGGAGCTTAAGATGATATGTTGAAAGATTAACCTGCAAGCCAGCATAAATATGACGTGAACTAGATACATCTGCTGAACATGACCAACCAGGGACCTGCACAGTATAGTGACACAGAGAGTAAAATTAGGTAGAATATATGTATGTGCTTCACCTAATTTGCCTATCCAAAGTCTCATCCAGTAAGGTTCCATCAAGGTGGGGGGGAAATTCAAGACTGCCAAATACTCTactgtagttttttttaaaaaaatggaaagaTCAAAGGGGGGAAGTCCCTACCAATATTTATTCTCTCATAAATTGTATAGGCCTCGTGAGAGTCAAATAATTGATGTAGTATGTTTCATTGTGACAAAATAACTAAGTAGCACTAGACCAGCTCCATCAACACCATGTATGTTTTCATTTACCAAATTCCAAAAAGGTTAAATAAAAATGTATCAAACAATATATCTTACAGGGACCTTCGTATAATAAAAAGTAGCATTGTGCAAGTGTTTAGATTAGCAAGGTGAGATAATTACCGGCAAATCACACTGAAGGACGACACTGTCTGTTGTCATGCTGGTATCAAAATACATCATGAGAAGTGTTAGAAAGAACTATGGTAGAACACATATCAAGCAATTATTTGGGAAAAGAACAGCAGGAACAATAACTATCCCAAAATTCAAGACAAACCTGAAAAGTGATAACTTCCTTCCTACTGATGTAAAAATAGCAGAGCCACCAGGAAGGATACACATATCCCTAATAGCTTTGGTATTGGGAGGAAGGTGGACTTTGAACGGTTCATGAGCAGAACCCATGCTAATCTGTTGGCATAAAAAATTTACAATAAAGGGAATGTTGTAAAATCCCAAGGTGATAAGCACAAGTTCTACAGTTCATCTGGCATCGCGTAGAATTTAAATTATATACCTTGGTAATAACATGTTCAGCACCTACAGCAGCTGCCCTCCCAGAAGCAAGTATTATTTGGTTAGATGCATCTATGCCGATGACTCGAGCTCCATCCAAAAATAATTCATACTGGACAAGGTTAACAATTAAACCAATGCCAGGAATTCAATTTGGGATGAAAACAGAAATGAGTGAATCACCGACAATCGGGAATCAAACAATTTGTATAGCATTATTAGGGAAAAATCAAACAATTAGATAATCCAAGGGGGCTGGCTCTATAAATACCCTGAAGTATGAGTCTTGACTTTAGTAACTATTTACTGTAGTTGCATCAAGATACTTTAATTACTCTTTAAAGTTTAAAGCCATGAAGTCAAACCTCAACAAATACATGAGACATGATAATTAATATTCAGTGATATATTTCATGAGCAAGTGTTCTGAGCATGTGCTGGCAAATGGATGCATGTATAAAATACATCACAACAGTATGAGGCAGCAATAATAAAGCTTGCTTCCAAGTGAAAGTAGCAAAACTGAGATAGGTTATTCTTGCCATGCGTTTAATCAACATGTAAACTGTAGCATGTAAACAAATAATGTAAAAAGTAATCAGCTCAGCCTAACGAAAATTCCAGTGTTTCCAAGTAATTGATCAGGTCAGCAAACACACAAGATAAGAATCATGGTTAAAGCATGAAGTGCACACTAACGACTAAAGTAAAAACAGGTTATAGGACGCTAAAACTAAGGATCGTAATTAGTTTGAAATAAAGTCTACAGCTGATAGCAAATACCTGTGAGCAAAAGCTTACAGTGGCCGAGGTAGATGGCTCCAGATGTACAGCTCTATCTGAATGCTCTGCCACTTTCTTCACAGAGGAACAAAGAGAATCTTTGAGCTATACCACATGACGGTTAATCAACGACCAGTTAACTAAAATTACCTGTCTCTTTAAGCTAACAGCATCTATTATTCCCTGTTCCAGAACAATCTGCCTCTGCAAGGTGACAGTAAGTTTTAGGTAAATTGACAACTATTGCAATTTTTCCTGGCACAGAGACAGACAACAAAGAAAGAGCACATTATAGGAGATGTCTTGGTTCACAATGATAAACATCCGACATCACAATAACAACAAGAAGCCTTTGGTCCCAAGCAAGCTGGGTAGGGATGTGTATAAATAAGTTCTGTGAACAACACCTTTTGTAATGGCACTACAGGTTCACACAAGTGTGATTGCTTCAGAGTTTGAATAGAGAAACAAGCAGCCAAGGATGGGTAGACATACCTTGGTCATCTCCTCAAACAATTTATCATGGTGCAAAACCTATGACAAGAAAACACACAAGTTAGAAAAGTTATCAATCCTAACCTCCAGATATGAAAAGGAATGTAAGGCTAGAAGCTGGATGGCCTGGTAGATGCCTTAATGAAACTAATCACCTTATTCTCCAGGGAATCATTTCTCTCCCTCAAATACGAAATTTCCTGGAGAGTTGGAACAAACTTCAGTCCACGCTCAAGAAATCTTCTAGAGGAAAAGTAAAGGCAAAATAGCCATTTCGGTCCCTGAACTTTGCACCGagggtcaagttcgtccctcaacttccaGAATGGCCAatctagtccctcaacttttgtttttggatcaaACATGTCCTTGTGCTGATATGGAGCTCTATATTAGCATGAAACTAATGCGAAAAGTCACTTTTGCCCTTggctccttctccctctcctcattCCACCGGAACTAACAGTATTATCCAAAATATATAAGTATGAGCATAGATACATTTACTAAGAGAGTATGAATACGTACATGGAGCATGTATACCATGTCACGAGTATACGAGTACATGTCAACTTAAGAGTATGAACATACATTAAATTGCGTATACCATGAAAGAATATGAGTACATACATTTTGCATGTCAAAATTTGATTCATATGAGCACATGCATGATTTTAAAAAGTACGAGAAACATTTTTTAGAAACTATATTTTATGTTAGTTTAAAAAGTATCAAGGGAGTATGAGCATATACATATTTGATCTACATgagccaagggtaaaatggacttttcacATTAGACTCATACTAAGATATAGCACCACATCAGCACAAGGATGAGCTTGACCCGAAAATGAAAGTTGAAGGACTAAATTGACCGATTTGAAAGTTGAAGGACGAACTTGACCCTTGGTGTAAAGTTCAGGGACCAAACTGCCTATTTTGCCAAAAGTAAAACAACCGATCTAACCTTTTCAAGTTCATTTTTTGGAGCGGTGACCTCTGGTGCATAGAGATTGATGATGTCCTTCTGTTTAAACCTTTTGCTACACTGAGGGCACTGAAATACAACGAAGGGAAAACTTCAAATCATGGAGAATGATATCTCCTTGAGAGGGAACCGTCACCAAAGTAATTAAAGTAGCCATCTAGCATACACACCGTTGCACTTCGATTCCCACGCTGGGTCAACCACCTCTCTAAGCAAGATCTCCCGTAGACATGCCCGCACGGGATACAGCTACAGGGTGTAGCACAAAGTTAGGCATTTCAGATCATATCCATTGTCCATTGCAGACAGGATAATCAGATATGAGGAAACACGTATTCAAGTTGAAGAAATCGTTGCCGTGaatagcattttttttaatgtGCAATTCTGCATTCTCAGAAAATGTTGAGTTGGCCTATtagaaatggaaaagaaaaaacacacaTGGCCAAGCCGTTCATGTCCTGTGGATGAATCAAGAATGAGCTACAGTTAGTCATTAATTTGAATTTTCATCACAGCAACAATTAAGTCATGAAGTTTGTTGTCAGAGATAGGAATGTGTCCACAATGGGGAACAAACAAACAGAAAGATTGCGGGAGAATGAAAAGGCGGCGTTGCTCACCTGATCCGATGCGGGCCCTGGGAAGTCCATGGCTCCATACAGACGGGGCAGGTGGGCGTGGTCGCCCtctccgccgcggcgtcggcagCCGCCACCGCGGAAACCCTAGCTCGGGCGGATGGCCCTCCCTCGACAAACTGttccctctcctgctcctcctcttcctcctcatcatcctcctcctcatcgtcgtcgtcgctggaTCCTTCACCGTCCTCATCCTCCGAGCCTCCGTCATCATCGgactcctcctcgccctcgccccccTCCAGGTCCGCTTCGCCGTAGTCGACGTCGAAGACACCCTCTAATTGATCGACCAGCACAACCGGCTGCAGCGTCCGCCCCCTGGCACGGGAGCGTGACGGCATGGTGTGGCGGCGCAGGCGAATGGGGAAGACGAGTTCGAAAGGAAAGGACCAAGGGGAACGGAACGGATACTTTCAGGagccgaggaggcggaggcaggAAGGGTCGTCGTGGGAATCGGGATCAGACACGAGAACCTCCCGGAAGCTGAAAGGCCATATGGGCCTATTCTCAACACTCATGGGCCACAACTGTCGTGCTCAGGACTTTTGGCCCAACTTCCGTCATCCACGCATCCAGTTCAGCCTGCACTTTGTGAGCTCAATGGCTTACCATCTTCTCCTTGGCTGGGTAACTAACGGGGCGTTtggttattttcttatttttagcacgtgtcacatcgaatatttagatactgattaggagtattaaatgtagactatttacaaaacctattacataagtggaggctaaacggcgagacgaatctattaagcctaattaatccatcattagcaaatatttactgttaGGGTAAATATTAACGACTTCCTTAAAGCTCCTTAAATAGCGGTCATAAGGGCCCGGACCCactgcgctataaaaggaggtccAGGGACCCGAGATaaggaggactctcaagccaactgAACTCACACTCTCttctcacgagcatcagtgcacacctaaGAGACTtaggatcagctccctctctcgcccgtttgtaaccccttctacagaccccgcgtgagTAATATGAGCAGCTCCCCATACTGGTccccatactggacgtagggctattcctgcccgaaccagtctagcCCCGTGTCCTCGcacgcaaccatccgagccttacgcgcataaaacaaatttacttgccgtagtctttgattcgctaatctcgacaacgacatttactgtagcaacacattgtcaaatcatggattaattaggcttaatagattcgtctcaccgtttaacctccacttatgtaataggttttgtaaataatctacatttaatatttatctaaacatttgatgtgacggatgcttatttttttaaaaataagcCGGAAACCAAACAGGCCTAATTCCCTAGCAGTCCGATTCCTCCGAGCCTCGTCTGCCCGCTTCCTCCAAACTTCCGCCACGTTACTCCATGCCACGCTCGCCGCCTCACGTCGGTCCGTCATATATATCGCGGGAGGATCAGGATCCgatcctcctgctgctgctgtggtgcGGCCTCATCTTGTGCCGTCCAGATGCATGTACATATTGAACTCTGCAACTCGGCTGCAGCCAACGGCCTGCCTGCTTCACTGCCGCCATGCACCTGCTTgcttcgccggcggcgcaggccatgccACGCAGCTGCTTACACACGGATTCAAAGCAGGCCATTGAGGATTTGCCCTCATCTGTCCTCCTTGCAAAGAACAGAGCCGCCGCAGCCCGATCAAATTGGCGAGCCTCGCCCCGGAATAATCCGAATTCTTGCCGCAGCCATCCGTGTGCCTCCGTGAGCGAGGACGAGCAGATAAAAAAAGGCGGCG is a genomic window containing:
- the LOC117838821 gene encoding uncharacterized protein; protein product: MPSRSRARGRTLQPVVLVDQLEGVFDVDYGEADLEGGEGEEESDDDGGSEDEDGEGSSDDDDEEEDDEEEEEEQEREQFVEGGPSARARVSAVAAADAAAERATTPTCPVCMEPWTSQGPHRISCIPCGHVYGRSCLERWLTQRGNRSATCPQCSKRFKQKDIINLYAPEVTAPKNELEKEISYLRERNDSLENKVLHHDKLFEEMTKRQIVLEQGIIDAVSLKRQKVAEHSDRAVHLEPSTSATVSFCSQYELFLDGARVIGIDASNQIILASGRAAAVGAEHVITKISMGSAHEPFKVHLPPNTKAIRDMCILPGGSAIFTSVGRKLSLFSMTTDSVVLQCDLPVPGWSCSADVSSSRHIYAGLQNGMLMVFDVRQTTRPLHSIVGLSTNPIHTLHSVIDNNGCRKILSASAVGPCMWDADGNQSRPHLLTEMDSQRICISLACAPPSSDVLVASFRPKVEASEDATASQVYLSQTPTRPVGSGKLGHHALVRRTGNASFTEGPTCYANVSEVRMSKSAIIPYGDNQHLFAYGDESLHGVRTWQLPSFAIHADLCAHRQPILDLRYAESSGGGRYLGCLSEEKLEVFKIS